A window of Quercus robur chromosome 12, dhQueRobu3.1, whole genome shotgun sequence genomic DNA:
AATCTCCTGGGTTGTGTAAGAGGTGATCCTAAAGGAAAGAGGTTGGCCTCCAAGAGTTGCAAATGCTTGGTATGAAGCTCCCCAATTATGGGTCATGCTTATCCACCCTGTTTGGCTTCCCTTCACCCACATATTAGCAATGTCTCCTCCACCTCCAACGTTCATCACATACACCAACAACCAGTACCCATTTCCTTGGAAAGAGAATCTAAGGCCATCGGTCCTTCCACATGGTACCCTACAACAAACATGGGAAGCAATGagaaatattctctctttttattttttgaaaagtatgttaaagttaaattataaattacaccaTCTAATTTcgacttgtttttcttttcattcttaaattttcttttttcattttagtcttttagTTTTAACATGTATACAATTTAGTATTTTCATCTAATTCTGTCCAATTTTGCAGTTAGTTTTAGtattatttacttttcaaaTGGTGGACTTACAAGTTACGAGTGTGGAACATATGGAAGGtttatcttaaaaataaataaagtttagaggattgaaataaaaaaaagaaaaagaaaaaaaaaccttcaaccACTTAAATCGATAACATTTCAAAgtttattgtatttataatttaataagaAGAGTAGGTGATCTAATTAAGCATAGTCTCAACTCTCAGGACCACctcaaaatgaatattttaatccCAACTTCCCAAGATAGTTTTATGTACTCAATAAACATATTCCTtactcttatatttttttaacaatctgCTAATAAGAAACTcgattttgtatattttttttgggtaagattAGTATAGTTATTTTTGAGATTGACGAATTATGATATTTGTGAGTAGTGATAATTAAGTGTTACCTGCGGTACATGACTGGGACAATGCCGGCCTGCCATTGAGCAATTTTCATAAAAGCAGGCTTGGACATGTCAAAGTGGACTCGAGGTGGGTTGCACCACCCACCAGCATTGGAGTCCTGTGACCAATTTGGTGGGCAAAGGTTCGTAGCGGTTACTGTTGTGAATGTTACCCCACTATAGCACCACGGTGATTGAAAGCACTTTATCTGGTAACAAGTCCCACAAGCGTATCCATTGTTGAACAAAGTTGAGCTTAAGGCTGCTGTATCTGTTCCGTAACCA
This region includes:
- the LOC126710061 gene encoding expansin-A7-like: MASSLRSWSLCFLMASILAISSKSTMANFQPSPWQLAHATFYGDETASETMGGACGYGNLFANGYGTDTAALSSTLFNNGYACGTCYQIKCFQSPWCYSGVTFTTVTATNLCPPNWSQDSNAGGWCNPPRVHFDMSKPAFMKIAQWQAGIVPVMYRRVPCGRTDGLRFSFQGNGYWLLVYVMNVGGGGDIANMWVKGSQTGWISMTHNWGASYQAFATLGGQPLSFRITSYTTQEIIIVWNVAPANWQVGLTYGTSLNFH